CCGGGTCGACGGCGGCGACGATGCGCCGGGGCAGTTTGTGCGGCGCCTCGTTGACCAGGTGCACCGGCACCGGCGCCTCGCGCAGCAGGTGGCAGTCCAGCGGGGTGACGAAGACTCGCTTGAGGGCCGATTCCAGGGTCACGTCCTTGATCAACAGGTCGGGCCGGAACTCGTCGATGTAGGCCAGCATGTCCTTGAGCACCTGGGTGCTCCAGATCACCTGGGTGGTGACCTCGACGCCCTGCTCACGCATCCATTCGGCCTCCACTTGCAACCAGCGCTCATGGCGTTGCAGGTAGGCCTGGCGTTCGCTGTCTTCCAGGTGTTCTTCCCACAGGTAGGTGCGCGCCGGCGGTTCGACGAACACCAGGGCATGCAGCGCTGCGCCACTGGCCTGGGCCAGGGCGGCGGCGCGACGAGCCGCGGGGGATTGGTGCTGCTGGGGGTCGGCAATCAGCAACAGGCGCTGGTACTGGCTCATGGTGAACCTCCTTGGACGGTGATGGCCGAAGTGTCGAGGCAGACGGGCCCGGGCGCCTTGATATGCATCAAGGCCACCCGGTGCGCGGGTCATGGCGTGATGGCGATCTTCATCACACCGTCGCGCTGGCTGGCAAACAGCTCGTAGGCGGCTTCGATGTCATCGAGCTTGAAGCGGTGGGTGACCAGCGGCTTGAGGTCCACCTGGCCACTGGCAACCACCTCCATCAGCCGGCGCATGCGCTCCTTGCCGCCGGGGCACAGGGTGCTGAGGATGCTCAGGTCGCCGAGGCCGGCGGCGTAGGCATCCAGGGGGATGCGCAGGTCGCTGGAGTAGACCCCCAGGCTCGACAGCTTGCCCCCCGGACGCAGCACCCGCAGCGCCGATTCGAAGGTGCCCTGGGTGCCCAGGGCCTCGATCGACACATCGACCCCGCGGCCGTCGGTCAGCTCCATGATCTGCTTGACCACGTCGCCCTGCTTGAAGTCCACCACGTGGGTGGCGCCCAGCCCGCGTGCCACGCTCATGCGCGCGGCCACGGTGTCGACGCCGATGATGGTGGTGGCGCCCTTGAGCCGGGCCCCGGCCACCGCGCACAGGCCGATGGGCCCCAGGGCGAACACCGCCACGCTGTCGCCGATATTGACCTCGGCACGCTCGGCGCCGGAGAAACCGGTGGACATGATGTCCGGGCACATCAGCACTTCTTCGTCGCTCAGGCCGTCGGGGATCGGGCACAGGTTGGCCAGGGCGTCCGGCACCCGCACGTATTCGGCCTGGCAGCCGTCGATGGTGTTGCCGAACTTCCAGCCGCCGGTGGCACGAAAGCCATGGCGGGTGTCCGGGCCGTCCTGGGAGCCGCAGCCACACAGGCAGGCATAGCTCTGGCCACTGGGGGTGATGGCCCCGGCGATCACCCGCTGGCCCTCATGGAAACCGCGGACCTGGGAACCCAGGCGCTCGATCACGCCCACCGGTTCGTGACCGATGGTCAGGCCCTTGGCCACCGGGTATTCGCCGCGCAGGATGTGCACGTCGGTGCCGCAGATCGTGGTGGTGGTGATCCGCACCAGGGCGTCCAGCGGACCGATTTCGGGGATGTCCTTGTCGTCCAGCACGATGCGGTTCTTTTCGACGAAAATCGCTGCTTTCATCTTGGCCATGTTCAAGTCCTCCAGTACCGGGAAAGGTTCTGCGTGGCTGCGCAAATCTACTGACAGGCTGCGCGGATCGTGCCGACGGGGGCTTGATCATGATCAAGCAATCGGCCATTGGCCCGCTCGCGGCCGGCCGTGTCAGCCACGCCCGGCGGCGCGCCACCAGGCCAGCATCAAGGCCGCGGCGGCACACAGGGCCAGGCTCGCAGCCAGGGCCTGGGCCCAGGCCACCAGCAGCAGGCCGGCCCCAATCAGCAGGTAGTAAAGTAGTCCGAACCAGGCCCCGGCGCTGCCCAGCCGGTCGCTGTAGGCGGCCAGCGCCGAGCCGAGGATGTTCGGTATCGCCAGGCCGAAGCCGAGCACCACGCCGAACATTGGCAGCACCAGCCACAGGCTGTGCTGCAAGGCCTGGACCCCGCCCGCGCCCAGCAAAACACCGAGCGCCGCCGCCACCAGCAAGCGCCGCGCGGACCAGCCCCGGGCCAGCAAGCGCCGGTTGAGCCAGGCCCCAAGGCCCGACCCCAGGGCCAGCAGCGCGCCGCTGTAGCCGAACCACTGCTCGCCCTGCCCCAGTTCGCGGAACAGGAACGGCCCGAGGCTGTAGTAGCTGAGCAAGGCAATGTTGAACACCGCCACCAGCAGCGCCGAACGCCAAATGCCCGGATCGCCGAGCATCTGCCACAGGGTCGCGACCAGGGGCGCCAGGGGCTGGGCCGGCGGGCGGGTTTCCGGCAAGGCCCGGGCGCACCAGCCAAGCAGGGCCAGGGCCAGCAGCAGCAAGCCGACCAGGGCGCCCCGGTAACCCCAGGCCTGCACCAGGGCGGAACCGCTGAACAGGCCAATCGCCGGGCTCGCCGCCAGCAGCATGCCCACCAGGGAAAACACCCGCACCAGCTCGCTGCCGCGATACCGGTCGCGCAGCAGGGTCTGGGTCACCACCGAGCCCGCCGCCGCGCCCAGGGCCGCCAGGGCCTGGCACAGCAACAGCGCGCTGAAGCTCTGCACCTGCAGCTCCATGACCAGGGCCAGGACATACAGCCCCAGGCCCCCCAGCAAGGCCGGGCGCCGGCCCCAGCGATCGCTCAGGCGCCCCCACAGCAGCACCCCCGGGGCAAAGCCCAGGACAAACAGTGAAAGGCTCTGGGCCGCTTGCCCGGGGGCCACGCCAAAGGCCTGGCCGATATCGCCCAGGGCCGGGCTGTAGAGGGTCTGGGCGATCTGCGGGAACATCAGCAGGGCCAGGGCCAGGGGCAACAGGCAACGGTTATTCATCAGGCAGGGCTCGGCAAAAAAACTGCCGACGATTCTAGGCAGCGGCGCCTGGCGTATTATCGCAACCCTGCCAACAACTATCGGAAATACGTCAACCATGGCTTGGCTCGAACCACAGGCACAGTTCGACCCGGATCGCTTCAGCGCGCCGCTGATCGGCATCGCCGCGACCCTCGGCGATCACGACTCCGGCCTGCACCGGCACCGCCGCGGGCAACTGCTGTACACCCGCCAGGGCTGCACCCGGATCACCCTGGCCGACCGCGTGTGCCTGCTGCCGCCGTCGCGGGCGGCGTGGATTCCCGCCGGGGTAACGCACCGTGCACAAATGCAGCAGAGCGTGGACTACCGCTCGCTGTACTTCTGCCCGGAGCTGAGCCCGCAACTGCCCGGGGAGGTGGCGGTGATCGAGGTCAGCCCGCTGCTTCGGGCAGTGCTGGAACCCATGGCCCAGGCCGCCTTCGACTGCGACTGGAGCCAGGGCCGCTACCCGCACCTGCTGGGCCTGTGCATCGAGGAAATCCGCCTGGCCCTGCGCCAGCCGCTGTCCTTGCCCCTGCCCCGGGACAAGCGCCTGCAACCGCTGCTGGCGGACCTGCAGTCACTGCCGCCGCCCTTGCAGGTGCTGGCCACCCGAGTCGGCGCCAGCAGCCGCACCATCGGCCGGATCTTCCAGCGCGAAACCGGCCTGAGCTATCAGCAATGGCGCCAACAGTGGCGCCTGATGCGCGCCATCGAGCTGCTGGCCACCGGCCGCAGCATCGGCTACACCGCGTTCGAGCTGGGCTTTGCCAGCGACAGCATCTTCATCGCCTTCTTCAAGGCCATGACCGGCACCACGCCGCGGGCGTATTTCCGCTAAGGGGGTAAGGCTGTTCACCTAAGCGGCAGCACGAAGCATTTCGCAGGCAGGGGGGCTTGTTGAGGTGACAAGGCCTGTTGCGGCAATGCTTTGCCAAGGGGGCTTTGCCCGGCCTCGCTGGCCGGGCCGAGGTTTGCTATCGCCGGTGCCTCAGGTGCGGCTGCGCAGCCATTGCAGAAAGCCTTTCTTGGCCACCGGCTTGGGGGTCGCCTGGGCCAGGGTCTGCGCCATGTGCCGGCGAAAATCCAGAAGGTTCTTCATCGCCTCGTTGATGTCATGGCGCGCGTCCAGGCACGGCTTGAGGAACTCATTGTCGATGCGGTACAGGCTGCAGAAGGTCTTGGCCGAAAACTCGGCGATCGTGGCCTGCTCGGCCACCACCCCGGCTTCGCCAATCACTTCCCCCGGCCCCATGCGCCCGGCCTCGAAGGGCTTGCCGTCACGCTGCATGGTCACCGTCACCACGCCGGACTCGATGATGAACAGGTGGTCGCTGACGTCCCCGGCGGCCAGGATGGTTTCGCCCGCGCGGAAGGTCTGCAGGTGCATGTTCTGGCTGAAGGTGTCCTTTTCCTCCTGGCGCAGCGTGGAAAAGATGCTCGACGCGTCCAGCAGTGCCCGGGGTCGCGACAAGGTCAGCGGCTGGCTGCTCTCGCCACTGGACAGCAGGCTGATGCCGCTGGCCTGCAGATGGCGGAAAGCCAGGTCGAACAGTTGGTTCCGCACCTCGCGCTTGTGCCCCATGCTGGCGACAAAAGCGCTGATCTCGTATTCCGCGCCCGTGCTGCTGGTGCTTTTCATCGCCACGCTGGCAGCCGGCGTGTTCAACAGCAGGCGACAGCCGAGGGTGGCCCGCTCCAGGGCCTCGATGACCTTCTGCGGCCGCGCGTGGGGGCTGACCTGCACGCTCACCGACAGACCGTGGACGTCCACCGGCCGGCTGAAGTTGGTGATCTTGGCCTTGGACGCCAGGGAGTTGGGAATCACCACCATGCTGCCCTGGGAGGTCTGCAACCGGGTGGCGCGCCAATCGATATCCAGCACCCGCCCTTCGGTGCCATCGATGGCGATCCAGTCATCGATCTGATAGGGCTTGGTGGTGTTGAGAACGATCCCGGAAAACAGATCGCTGAGGGTGCTCTGCAGCGCCAGGCCGACGATGATCGCCAAGGCGCCGGAGGTGGCCAGCACCCCCTTGACCGGCAGCTCCAGCACATAGGCCAGGGCGGCGATGATGGCGATCAGGAAGATCACCGCGCCCATCAGGTCCTGCAACAGGCGCCCGGTATGCCCGACCCGCTGCATCATCAGGGTGCCCAGCAGCACCGTCAGGGTCCGTGCGCCGAACAGCCACCAGCCGATTTCCAGGCCGGTGGCGGCCAGGTGCAGGGGCACGTCGTCGGGCCAGGGCGCGGCCTGCATCGGGTTCATGCCCTGGTTGAACAGCATCAGGCTGTAGAGGGAGAAGATCAGCACCCGCACCGCCAGCTTCCAGTAGTCGCCGCGGCTGCCGATCAGGCGCCAGAGCAGCACATCCAGGAACAGCAGGAACAGCGCGGCCAACAACGGATGATCGCTGAACAGGGAAGACATCGAAGCACTCCGGCAAGACGGGGACGGCAAGATCGCACGAAAGCAGCAGGAGCAGGTATAGCTGGAAAAGTCGCCGATCGAAGAGGGCCAGGGCGCTGCGGAGCACGCACAGGGCCCTGGGGCCCCGGGCGCGGCCGGTGGCAGCGGCCGTTGCCATGAATAGGTGCAGCCACTGCCGGGGCGCCGAGCGAGCGCTGCACGCTCTTCAAGCGCGTGTCGCAGCCTGCGGCAGTGGCTACAGGGGGCGCTTACTTGCCTTGGGTCAGGGTGTTGTAGCTGGTCATCAGGTTGCGGTAGTCGGGGATGTGGTTGG
This genomic stretch from Pseudomonas sp. Os17 harbors:
- a CDS encoding mechanosensitive ion channel family protein, whose amino-acid sequence is MSSLFSDHPLLAALFLLFLDVLLWRLIGSRGDYWKLAVRVLIFSLYSLMLFNQGMNPMQAAPWPDDVPLHLAATGLEIGWWLFGARTLTVLLGTLMMQRVGHTGRLLQDLMGAVIFLIAIIAALAYVLELPVKGVLATSGALAIIVGLALQSTLSDLFSGIVLNTTKPYQIDDWIAIDGTEGRVLDIDWRATRLQTSQGSMVVIPNSLASKAKITNFSRPVDVHGLSVSVQVSPHARPQKVIEALERATLGCRLLLNTPAASVAMKSTSSTGAEYEISAFVASMGHKREVRNQLFDLAFRHLQASGISLLSSGESSQPLTLSRPRALLDASSIFSTLRQEEKDTFSQNMHLQTFRAGETILAAGDVSDHLFIIESGVVTVTMQRDGKPFEAGRMGPGEVIGEAGVVAEQATIAEFSAKTFCSLYRIDNEFLKPCLDARHDINEAMKNLLDFRRHMAQTLAQATPKPVAKKGFLQWLRSRT
- a CDS encoding universal stress protein: MSQYQRLLLIADPQQHQSPAARRAAALAQASGAALHALVFVEPPARTYLWEEHLEDSERQAYLQRHERWLQVEAEWMREQGVEVTTQVIWSTQVLKDMLAYIDEFRPDLLIKDVTLESALKRVFVTPLDCHLLREAPVPVHLVNEAPHKLPRRIVAAVDPAQSDTQISGLNALIIQTANALALQCDAQLHLLYAYDLMPMLDGVAPVASTAWSVNCLDELRDSLHKEFERLGDQYNVPQEFRHFIMGPPVPGIAQFVDEYLVDVVVMGTVHRTGFGRLIGSTTERALYSMPGSILAVKALSPS
- a CDS encoding MFS transporter; protein product: MNNRCLLPLALALLMFPQIAQTLYSPALGDIGQAFGVAPGQAAQSLSLFVLGFAPGVLLWGRLSDRWGRRPALLGGLGLYVLALVMELQVQSFSALLLCQALAALGAAAGSVVTQTLLRDRYRGSELVRVFSLVGMLLAASPAIGLFSGSALVQAWGYRGALVGLLLLALALLGWCARALPETRPPAQPLAPLVATLWQMLGDPGIWRSALLVAVFNIALLSYYSLGPFLFRELGQGEQWFGYSGALLALGSGLGAWLNRRLLARGWSARRLLVAAALGVLLGAGGVQALQHSLWLVLPMFGVVLGFGLAIPNILGSALAAYSDRLGSAGAWFGLLYYLLIGAGLLLVAWAQALAASLALCAAAALMLAWWRAAGRG
- a CDS encoding NAD(P)-dependent alcohol dehydrogenase; this translates as MAKMKAAIFVEKNRIVLDDKDIPEIGPLDALVRITTTTICGTDVHILRGEYPVAKGLTIGHEPVGVIERLGSQVRGFHEGQRVIAGAITPSGQSYACLCGCGSQDGPDTRHGFRATGGWKFGNTIDGCQAEYVRVPDALANLCPIPDGLSDEEVLMCPDIMSTGFSGAERAEVNIGDSVAVFALGPIGLCAVAGARLKGATTIIGVDTVAARMSVARGLGATHVVDFKQGDVVKQIMELTDGRGVDVSIEALGTQGTFESALRVLRPGGKLSSLGVYSSDLRIPLDAYAAGLGDLSILSTLCPGGKERMRRLMEVVASGQVDLKPLVTHRFKLDDIEAAYELFASQRDGVMKIAITP
- a CDS encoding AraC family transcriptional regulator, with translation MAWLEPQAQFDPDRFSAPLIGIAATLGDHDSGLHRHRRGQLLYTRQGCTRITLADRVCLLPPSRAAWIPAGVTHRAQMQQSVDYRSLYFCPELSPQLPGEVAVIEVSPLLRAVLEPMAQAAFDCDWSQGRYPHLLGLCIEEIRLALRQPLSLPLPRDKRLQPLLADLQSLPPPLQVLATRVGASSRTIGRIFQRETGLSYQQWRQQWRLMRAIELLATGRSIGYTAFELGFASDSIFIAFFKAMTGTTPRAYFR